Proteins from a genomic interval of Oncorhynchus clarkii lewisi isolate Uvic-CL-2024 chromosome 13, UVic_Ocla_1.0, whole genome shotgun sequence:
- the LOC139423790 gene encoding centrosomal protein 20-like, whose amino-acid sequence MATITELKCALRESLESRGVLGQLKARIRAEVFNALDDQSEPRPALSHDNLLINELIREYLEFNKYRYTASVLTAESGQPEVPLDREFMANELKVVEDPSSRSVPLLYGLLSHFLSSSGDSGGKLFLRGSAPATMTRDPNTLPGPES is encoded by the exons ATGGCGACCATTACGGAACTGAAATGCG CTCTGAGAGAGAGCCTAGAGTCtcgaggtgtgttgggtcagctGAAAGCTCGGATCAGAGCTGAGGTGTTCAATGCGCTCGACGATCAGAGCGAGCCGCGTCCTGCGCTGTCGCACGACAACCTTCTAATCAACGAGCTCATCCGCGAGTACCTGGAATTCAACAAGTATCGATACACAGCGTCTGTGTTGACAGCAG AATCAGGTCAACCTGAGGTACCACTTGACAGAGAGTTCATGGCGAATGAGCTGAAAGTGGTGGAGGACCCCAGTTCCAGATCTGT GCCTCTACTGTACGGCTTGCTATCCCACTTCCTAAGCAGCAGTGGAGACAGTGGAGGGAAGCTGTTTCTCAGGGGCTCAGCACCTGCTACTATGACCAGAGACCCTAACACACTCCCTGGTCCTGAGTCTTAA